A genome region from Carya illinoinensis cultivar Pawnee chromosome 2, C.illinoinensisPawnee_v1, whole genome shotgun sequence includes the following:
- the LOC122294782 gene encoding adenylate isopentenyltransferase 5, chloroplastic-like: protein MIRISLSATCKQVQPLGNFPGVPVNLNMEPLFRRKDKVVIVVGATGTGKSRLAIDLAKKTPAEIINCDKIQVYKGLDIVTNKITEDESLGVPHHLLGTIDPDSHFTAEDFCHQASLVLESVTGRDRLPIIAGGSNSYIEALVNHHAEFRMKYECCFLWVDVSLPVLHSYLPERVDRMVEAGLVDEAREMFDLEADYSRGIRRAIGLPELDKYLRIEATADERTRARILKAAIAKIKENTRNLACRQLQKIHRLYSQWEWSMHRLDATEVFRKRGRREADEAWDKLVVGPSDIIMDQFLYDQDRVTTINVSHEAATSAVIGASVPTGAVAAATRY, encoded by the coding sequence ATGATCAGGATTTCTCTGTCGGCAACCTGCAAGCAGGTACAGCCGCTTGGGAACTTTCCTGGGGTGCCTGTTAATCTGAACATGGAACCTTTGTTCCGTCGGAAAGATAAGGTTGTTATCGTTGTGGGAGCAACCGGCACAGGAAAGTCAAGACTCGCCATCGACTTGGCGAAGAAGACCCCGGCCGAGATTATAAACTGCGATAAAATTCAGGTTTACAAGGGTCTTGACATAGTCACGAATAAAATCACCGAAGATGAGTCTCTCGGCGTTCCGCACCATTTACTAGGAACGATTGATCCTGACTCCCACTTCACAGCCGAAGATTTCTGCCATCAAGCTTCGTTAGTCTTGGAATCTGTCACCGGCCGGGACAGGCTCCCGATCATTGCCGGCGGCTCCAATTCTTATATCGAAGCTCTGGTAAACCACCATGCCGAATTCCGTATGAAATACGAGTGTTGCTTCCTTTGGGTCGACGTATCATTGCCCGTTCTCCATTCGTATTTACCGGAGCGGGTCGATCGGATGGTGGAAGCTGGTTTGGTGGACGAGGCGAGGGAAATGTTCGACCTGGAAGCGGATTACTCGCGGGGAATCAGGCGTGCGATCGGGTTACCGGAATTGGACAAGTATCTACGGATAGAAGCCACCGCCGATGAGAGGACCCGAGCCAGGATTCTCAAGGCAGCCATTgcgaaaatcaaagaaaatactCGTAACTTAGCTTGTCGCCAATTGCAGAAGATACATCGGCTCTACAGCCAGTGGGAATGGAGCATGCATCGTCTCGACGCCACTGAAGTGTTCAGAAAGCGAGGCCGCCGGGAGGCCGATGAAGCTTGGGACAAGCTTGTGGTGGGACCCAGCGACATCATCATGGACCAGTTCCTCTACGATCAAGATCGCGTGACCACCATTAATGTATCACACGAGGCCGCCACTTCCGCCGTCATCGGCGCTTCCGTGCCCACGGGAGCCGTGGCAGCAGCGACTCGCTATTAA